In Phormidium yuhuli AB48, one genomic interval encodes:
- a CDS encoding lytic transglycosylase domain-containing protein yields MQKRLHHHVPLLQLLLLLGLGTVALLAGMFLAGRRGPEELPPRAEESETVAALSLPESQQQQELQRLAQGPASAERDRAAYILAVQALENGQAAQALSLLNPLDSQSSHLGGYVLLTQAQAQAQAGNEGQAQDLYEHILRDFPEDPVAAEALYALGQQDPKFWDQALAEFPRHPRAATIALQRLESQPNDLNLLRVLSTHLYLSNFTELLDRLVNEHGQVLTPEDWEIIAFGYWERMVYGSAGDAYAQAANTPRNLYRTARGQQLGGDARRARDSYRVLIQAFPQAEETGEALLRLARLVESPREALPLLDQLMANFPERAPEALWLRSQVLTQLNSVESAQQARQSILTQYSDSDTAAEIRWQNAQQASAMGNVPQAWDWAKQLVTENPESDEAPQAAFWIGKWAQQLNRPEDAEAAFTAVLQRYPESYYAWRAASLLGWNVGTFTTVRLLTPTVDHVAERPLLPAGSDLTGELYALGFEAAAWRRWQMEFPDPMNPTVAEQYTEALMLQVIGEYIDSLFMLSSLGWRDDPEELAEYEAFKAERAYWYSLYPFPFREPIVRWSAARQIDPLLTLALIRQESRFMPGIRSVANAIGLMQVLPETADWIAARKDEDPPRDLRDPDDNIRLGTLYLDFTHNEYDNNTLFALASYNAGPGSVDNWIARFGFSDPDVFVSQIPFPETQGYISSVMGNYWNYLRLYNPEIRAQLEDLKE; encoded by the coding sequence ATGCAAAAGAGACTGCACCATCACGTTCCCCTTCTGCAACTGCTCCTACTGCTCGGTCTGGGAACGGTGGCGCTGCTGGCCGGAATGTTCCTAGCCGGTCGTCGTGGCCCCGAGGAGTTACCCCCTAGGGCGGAGGAGTCGGAGACCGTGGCGGCCCTATCCCTGCCCGAGTCACAACAGCAGCAGGAACTGCAACGTTTGGCTCAGGGGCCGGCGTCAGCGGAGCGCGATCGCGCGGCTTATATTTTGGCAGTTCAGGCCCTGGAGAACGGTCAAGCCGCCCAGGCCTTATCTCTCCTCAATCCCTTGGACTCCCAATCGTCTCATCTTGGGGGCTATGTTTTGCTAACCCAGGCTCAAGCCCAGGCCCAGGCGGGAAATGAGGGCCAAGCTCAGGACTTGTATGAACACATTCTCCGTGACTTTCCCGAGGATCCGGTGGCGGCTGAGGCGCTGTATGCGTTAGGTCAGCAAGACCCCAAGTTTTGGGATCAAGCCCTGGCTGAGTTTCCCCGTCATCCTCGTGCGGCAACGATTGCCTTGCAACGGCTGGAGAGTCAACCCAATGACCTGAATTTGCTGCGAGTCCTCTCCACTCATTTGTATTTGAGCAATTTTACGGAGCTGCTCGATCGCCTAGTCAATGAACATGGTCAAGTCTTGACTCCAGAGGATTGGGAAATCATTGCCTTTGGCTATTGGGAAAGAATGGTCTATGGCTCAGCGGGAGACGCCTACGCTCAGGCGGCCAATACCCCCCGCAATCTTTACCGCACTGCCCGAGGACAACAGTTAGGAGGAGACGCACGCCGTGCTCGTGACAGTTATCGGGTTCTGATTCAAGCCTTCCCGCAGGCCGAGGAAACCGGTGAGGCGTTGTTGCGGTTAGCGCGTTTGGTGGAGTCACCTCGGGAGGCGCTTCCCCTGTTGGATCAGCTCATGGCCAATTTTCCTGAGCGGGCCCCAGAAGCGCTATGGCTGCGATCGCAGGTGTTGACCCAACTCAATAGTGTTGAATCGGCACAGCAAGCCCGTCAGTCGATTCTGACTCAGTATAGTGACTCGGATACAGCAGCGGAGATTCGCTGGCAGAATGCACAGCAGGCCAGTGCAATGGGTAATGTCCCTCAAGCCTGGGATTGGGCCAAGCAACTGGTCACGGAGAACCCGGAGAGTGATGAGGCACCTCAAGCCGCCTTCTGGATTGGCAAATGGGCCCAACAACTGAATCGTCCTGAGGATGCGGAGGCCGCGTTTACAGCGGTGCTACAACGCTATCCAGAGTCCTATTATGCCTGGCGGGCGGCGTCCCTACTAGGCTGGAATGTGGGAACGTTTACCACGGTGCGATTGCTGACCCCCACAGTGGATCATGTGGCGGAACGGCCGTTACTCCCCGCCGGCTCTGATTTGACTGGGGAACTCTATGCTCTTGGCTTTGAGGCGGCGGCTTGGCGACGTTGGCAAATGGAGTTTCCTGACCCCATGAATCCCACAGTGGCAGAACAATACACTGAGGCTCTGATGCTCCAGGTGATTGGCGAGTATATCGACAGTTTGTTTATGCTGTCAAGTCTGGGTTGGCGCGATGACCCCGAGGAGTTGGCAGAGTATGAGGCGTTTAAGGCCGAACGGGCCTATTGGTATAGTCTCTATCCTTTCCCATTTCGGGAGCCGATTGTACGCTGGTCAGCGGCCCGCCAGATCGACCCCCTGCTCACCCTGGCTCTGATTCGCCAGGAGTCCCGGTTTATGCCTGGGATTCGCTCGGTGGCCAATGCGATCGGTCTGATGCAGGTGTTGCCGGAAACGGCCGATTGGATCGCGGCTCGAAAGGACGAAGATCCCCCCAGAGATTTGAGAGATCCCGATGATAATATCCGTTTGGGAACGCTCTATCTGGACTTCACCCACAATGAGTACGATAACAATACTCTGTTTGCCTTAGCCAGTTACAATGCGGGTCCCGGCAGTGTCGATAATTGGATTGCGCGTTTCGGTTTCAGTGATCCCGATGTCTTTGTTTCCCAAATTCCCTTCCCGGAAACACAGGGCTATATTAGTTCTGTGATGGGAAATTATTGGAACTATCTGCGTCTGTATAACCCCGAGATCCGGGCCCAACTTGAGGATCTCAAGGAGTGA
- a CDS encoding DUF1830 domain-containing protein translates to MAQILDPLPKDSSDPILCCYINATSQIQVARITNIQNWYFERVVFPGQRLVFEAMPQAQLEIHTGMMASAILSDTISCQRLKVTTEAEAEPEPEQQVSGDSDSTVKGDRQNVKNHEPLPRPSPRPVAEAHKAPALASVD, encoded by the coding sequence ATGGCTCAAATACTCGATCCCTTACCGAAGGACAGTTCAGACCCGATCCTTTGTTGCTACATCAACGCAACCAGCCAGATCCAGGTCGCCCGCATCACCAATATCCAAAACTGGTACTTCGAGCGGGTTGTATTTCCCGGACAGCGGCTTGTGTTTGAGGCCATGCCTCAGGCACAACTCGAGATCCACACCGGCATGATGGCTAGTGCCATTCTTTCCGATACCATTTCCTGCCAACGGCTCAAGGTGACCACTGAGGCTGAAGCAGAACCAGAACCGGAACAACAAGTGAGCGGTGACAGTGATTCTACCGTAAAAGGGGATCGCCAAAATGTAAAGAATCATGAACCTCTGCCTCGCCCGAGTCCGAGACCGGTAGCAGAGGCTCACAAAGCCCCAGCCTTGGCTTCCGTAGACTAG
- a CDS encoding PAS domain S-box protein, whose protein sequence is MNLTRQNRDLTPKPNGRQSAVTPSSTSQGSWADLVTRSALRIRQSLQLNEILQTTVDEVQGLLGCDRVLFYQIHDQEWGEVVVEAVSDPIWSLQKRRIQDLCFQKRNNLETQDTLRAIADVEQSNLDPCYLDFLRHLQTKATLVILLLQDDQVWGLLSAHHCCATRDWHASEIEGFRQIAIHSEVALNHANLLQKLESTKAQLEVEVSKNNVTITTVNQQLKQKNKALQHTVEGIAYLNPEGYYQTVNPAYARICGCAPEQLIGHSWEPTVHPDDLPLVKASYQKMLRTGKVELEVRGLRWDKSIFYKHLYLVADYNQDGNFSGHYCFIKDITERKKYELQLQAKTEELDRFFSVALDLLCIANTRGEFVRLNSQWQKTLGYPLEYLEGQNFLQYIHPEDLDKTRSQLSRLANQEQILNFVNRYRCQDGSYRYLEWRSVPVGDLIYAAARDITETLDSQTQLEALSTRLNLALDAGQIGTWDWTFGDVTYWDQRMYDLLGVSNLEGDPSYEDWIDLVEPEDRPRFETAMNAALQQGTPIDIEFRIRRPDGEQRWLREAALIQRDSQGVPIRMTGIDYDITDRKQAELALQASEAKYRTIIETTLEGVWVLDPQNKTCFVNQQLATMLGYSLTDLLGTPFEAYLLQEQDGLGQSHVSGISQQCRAALSRRDGTPLWVLISSTAQVNAQGEYDGCIKLLSDITPMVEIEAHLRESESQLSGVLNSSLDGIMAFEALRDTQGTIVDFIWLLSNPRAGELVGRSPEDLLGKRLLEEMPGNKTDGLFDAYVQVVESAEPFVKEFHYQHEGLDCWFETIAVKLGDGFTVTFRDITQGKLSEKALQQANQDLEQHLTDLRERHQEMLILSQINEFLQACLTVDEVYQTLSGFIASLFPHCRGALFEVNPSKSRIEKVAQWGGAIESQEQFPIEDCWALRRGRPYYRHRDSASPYCNHLHDAVHLAVTFCLPIIAQGETLGLLYLETQTESALRETKQQLAQTLSEQLGLAIANLNLRETLHRQSIRDPLTGLFNRRYLQESFEQAIARSQRTKEPIGVILLDIDHFKSFNDTYGHEFGDQVLQRISDLLTRHCRASDVPCRYGGEEMMLLLPGCSLDITSDRAEALRVAITQEALHYQGQTISSISASFGVAAFPQQGTTASAVIQSADAALYRAKAAGRNCVITAL, encoded by the coding sequence ATGAATCTTACACGCCAGAATCGAGACCTTACCCCCAAGCCAAACGGACGTCAGTCAGCCGTCACGCCCAGTTCAACATCTCAGGGTAGCTGGGCCGATCTCGTCACTCGCAGTGCCTTGCGGATTCGTCAATCTCTACAACTCAATGAGATTCTGCAAACTACCGTCGATGAGGTCCAGGGGTTACTGGGGTGCGATCGCGTGTTGTTCTATCAGATTCATGACCAAGAGTGGGGTGAAGTGGTCGTCGAGGCCGTCTCCGATCCGATCTGGTCTCTGCAAAAGCGGAGGATTCAAGATCTCTGCTTTCAAAAACGAAATAATTTGGAGACTCAGGATACCCTACGGGCGATCGCTGATGTGGAGCAAAGCAATTTAGATCCCTGCTATCTCGACTTCCTTCGCCACCTCCAGACCAAAGCCACCTTGGTCATTCTCCTCTTACAAGACGATCAAGTTTGGGGATTACTCTCAGCTCATCACTGTTGTGCGACCCGAGATTGGCACGCTTCAGAAATTGAGGGATTTCGGCAAATTGCGATTCACAGTGAAGTTGCCCTTAACCATGCTAATCTTCTCCAAAAATTAGAATCTACCAAGGCACAGTTAGAAGTTGAAGTCTCCAAAAACAACGTTACTATTACCACGGTTAATCAACAATTAAAGCAAAAAAATAAAGCTCTCCAGCATACAGTTGAAGGCATCGCTTATCTCAATCCTGAAGGATACTATCAGACCGTAAACCCAGCCTATGCCCGCATTTGTGGCTGTGCCCCCGAGCAGCTCATTGGTCACTCTTGGGAGCCAACGGTTCATCCGGATGATCTTCCTCTTGTAAAAGCGTCCTATCAAAAAATGTTGAGGACGGGAAAAGTCGAACTCGAAGTTCGAGGATTGCGCTGGGATAAATCTATATTTTACAAGCATCTTTATTTAGTTGCAGATTATAACCAAGATGGTAACTTTTCTGGACATTATTGCTTTATCAAAGATATTACTGAACGGAAGAAATATGAACTACAACTACAAGCCAAAACCGAAGAATTAGATCGCTTTTTCTCCGTAGCCCTTGATTTGCTCTGTATTGCCAACACCCGAGGGGAATTTGTCCGCCTCAACAGCCAGTGGCAAAAAACCCTCGGCTATCCTCTCGAATACTTAGAGGGCCAGAATTTTCTTCAATATATTCACCCTGAGGATTTAGACAAAACCCGCAGCCAACTTTCGCGATTAGCCAATCAAGAGCAGATCCTGAACTTTGTCAATCGCTATCGCTGTCAGGATGGCTCCTATCGCTACCTAGAATGGCGCTCTGTTCCCGTAGGAGACCTCATCTATGCTGCCGCTCGTGATATCACAGAAACCCTCGACTCCCAAACTCAACTCGAAGCCCTATCTACCCGTCTCAATTTAGCCTTGGATGCCGGTCAAATTGGGACCTGGGATTGGACATTTGGCGATGTGACCTATTGGGATCAACGAATGTACGATTTGCTGGGAGTCTCTAACTTAGAAGGAGATCCCAGCTATGAGGATTGGATCGATCTCGTGGAGCCGGAAGATCGCCCCCGCTTTGAAACCGCCATGAACGCCGCCTTACAACAGGGAACTCCCATTGATATCGAATTTCGGATTCGCCGGCCTGACGGGGAACAGCGATGGCTTCGGGAGGCGGCTCTGATTCAACGAGATAGTCAAGGAGTTCCCATCCGCATGACGGGAATTGACTACGATATTACCGATCGCAAACAGGCAGAGTTAGCCCTACAAGCAAGCGAGGCCAAATACCGAACGATCATCGAAACCACCCTAGAAGGCGTCTGGGTCTTAGATCCCCAAAATAAGACTTGCTTCGTCAATCAACAACTGGCTACCATGCTGGGCTATTCCCTCACCGATCTGCTGGGGACGCCTTTTGAGGCTTATCTGCTCCAGGAACAAGACGGATTAGGTCAATCTCATGTTAGTGGGATCTCCCAACAATGTCGAGCTGCCCTATCGCGGCGGGATGGAACCCCCCTTTGGGTTCTGATCTCCAGTACCGCCCAAGTGAATGCCCAGGGAGAGTATGACGGCTGTATTAAACTGCTCAGTGATATTACGCCGATGGTCGAGATTGAAGCCCACTTGCGGGAGTCTGAGTCTCAGTTAAGTGGGGTTCTCAATAGCTCCCTCGATGGCATTATGGCCTTTGAAGCCTTGCGGGATACTCAGGGGACGATTGTCGATTTTATCTGGCTGTTGAGTAATCCTCGGGCGGGGGAACTGGTGGGGCGATCGCCCGAAGACCTCCTGGGGAAAAGGCTCCTAGAAGAAATGCCCGGTAATAAAACCGACGGACTCTTTGATGCCTATGTTCAGGTGGTGGAATCGGCAGAGCCGTTTGTTAAAGAGTTCCATTATCAACATGAGGGACTTGACTGTTGGTTTGAGACCATCGCCGTCAAACTTGGAGATGGCTTTACCGTGACCTTCCGGGACATCACCCAAGGCAAGCTGTCGGAAAAAGCGCTGCAACAGGCCAATCAAGACTTAGAACAACACCTGACAGACCTCAGAGAACGCCATCAGGAGATGCTAATCCTAAGTCAAATCAATGAGTTCCTACAAGCCTGTCTAACCGTTGACGAAGTCTATCAAACCCTCAGCGGCTTCATTGCGTCCCTCTTTCCCCATTGTCGTGGGGCATTATTTGAGGTGAATCCCTCGAAGTCACGCATCGAGAAGGTTGCCCAGTGGGGAGGGGCCATCGAGTCTCAGGAGCAGTTCCCCATTGAGGACTGCTGGGCATTGCGGCGAGGTCGTCCTTACTACCGTCATAGGGATAGTGCCAGCCCCTACTGTAATCACCTGCATGATGCAGTGCATTTAGCAGTGACCTTTTGTCTTCCCATTATTGCTCAGGGAGAGACCCTGGGTTTATTGTATCTAGAAACCCAAACCGAGAGTGCCCTAAGGGAGACCAAGCAACAACTAGCGCAAACTCTATCAGAACAACTCGGGTTAGCCATCGCCAACCTGAATCTACGAGAAACCCTACATCGTCAAAGTATCCGTGATCCCCTAACGGGGTTATTTAACCGTCGCTATTTGCAAGAAAGCTTTGAACAGGCGATCGCCCGCAGTCAGCGCACAAAAGAGCCAATTGGGGTCATCCTCTTGGATATCGACCACTTTAAGAGCTTCAACGACACTTATGGTCATGAGTTTGGCGATCAAGTTTTACAGCGGATTAGCGACCTCTTGACGCGCCACTGTCGAGCCTCGGATGTTCCCTGTCGCTATGGGGGTGAGGAAATGATGCTACTTTTGCCCGGTTGTTCCCTCGACATTACCAGCGATCGCGCTGAGGCCTTGCGGGTCGCCATTACCCAGGAGGCTCTACACTATCAAGGCCAGACCATCAGCTCCATCAGTGCCTCCTTTGGGGTCGCCGCCTTTCCCCAGCAGGGAACGACAGCATCAGCCGTCATTCAGAGCGCCGATGCTGCCCTCTATCGTGCCAAGGCCGCCGGACGTAACTGCGTCATAACGGCCTTGTGA
- a CDS encoding DUF4079 domain-containing protein — protein sequence MDLPSFLWLWRFAAWSMGLSLTAYGLLAISGLILWSDRRRQQPRPPGLAPLHRALGISLLVLVLFLLTIGLIGTLGHYGSLGHSWHLLAGLVVVLLVLTSAWSGWRIGPKQPQMRRIHITSNLLLALGFLAVSWSGWTVVQKYLPPRS from the coding sequence GTGGATCTTCCCTCCTTCCTCTGGCTATGGCGTTTTGCCGCCTGGTCCATGGGACTGTCCCTGACAGCCTACGGATTACTGGCTATCAGTGGGCTTATCCTGTGGAGCGATCGCCGTCGTCAACAGCCTCGTCCCCCCGGGTTAGCCCCCCTGCACCGAGCCTTAGGGATCAGCCTCTTAGTTTTGGTGTTGTTTTTGCTAACTATTGGTCTAATTGGCACCCTGGGCCATTACGGGAGTCTGGGTCATTCCTGGCATTTGCTAGCTGGGTTAGTTGTCGTGCTCCTAGTTCTGACCTCTGCCTGGAGTGGCTGGCGGATTGGGCCGAAACAGCCCCAGATGCGGCGGATTCATATCACCAGTAATCTACTTCTCGCTTTGGGCTTCCTGGCGGTATCGTGGAGTGGTTGGACTGTTGTGCAAAAATACCTGCCGCCGCGATCATGA
- a CDS encoding photosystem II high light acclimation radical SAM protein produces the protein MATNIDRVLYVRLPCNPIFPIGVVYLADHLHKLFPDIQQRIFDLGAIPPLDFNGALDECVDEFQPQLLVFSWRDIQIYAPVGGRGGNPLQNAFEFYYATNPFVKLRGALGGLRLAGSYYGELWRNQGLIRRGLKRARRYHPEARVVVGGGAVSVFYEQLGRSLPKGSIISVGEGEALLEKLLRGQEFQDERCYIVGETQPRERLIHETPAPIEKSACNYDYIASIWNQFNYYFLDQDFYLGVQTKRGCPHNCCYCVYTVIEGKQVRINPADEVVAEMRQLYRRGIRNFWFTDAQFIPARRYIQDAIELLQKILDSGMDDIHWAAYIRADNLNPQLCDLMVKTGMNYFEIGITSGSQELVRKMRMGYNLRVVLENCRDLKAAGFNDLVSVNYSFNVIDETYETIRQTIAYHRELEAIFGRDKVEPAIFFIGLQPHTHLEDYALEKEVLKPNYNPMSLMPWTARKLLWNPEPLGSFFGEVCLEAWQRNGNDFGREVMDILEERLGRADLEEALSAPMVDASPTPSKSLVTTSG, from the coding sequence ATGGCGACGAACATCGATCGTGTGCTCTATGTCCGCCTTCCCTGCAACCCCATCTTTCCCATTGGGGTTGTGTACCTAGCGGATCATCTGCATAAACTCTTCCCCGACATCCAACAGCGAATTTTCGACCTTGGGGCTATCCCCCCATTGGATTTCAACGGGGCCCTAGACGAATGCGTTGATGAGTTCCAACCTCAGCTACTGGTCTTTTCCTGGCGGGATATTCAGATCTACGCCCCAGTTGGGGGTCGAGGTGGCAATCCCTTGCAGAATGCCTTTGAGTTTTACTACGCCACCAACCCTTTCGTCAAATTACGGGGTGCGTTAGGGGGATTACGCCTGGCGGGGTCGTACTATGGCGAGTTATGGCGTAATCAAGGTCTGATTCGTCGCGGCTTAAAACGGGCCCGGCGCTATCACCCAGAAGCCCGGGTAGTCGTTGGAGGTGGGGCTGTGAGTGTCTTTTACGAACAACTCGGTCGTAGTCTTCCCAAGGGCAGTATTATCTCCGTGGGTGAAGGGGAGGCCCTGTTAGAAAAGCTGCTGCGAGGACAGGAGTTCCAGGATGAACGTTGCTACATTGTCGGGGAAACCCAACCCCGAGAGCGGCTGATTCATGAAACCCCCGCTCCCATCGAGAAAAGCGCCTGCAACTACGATTACATCGCCAGCATCTGGAACCAATTTAACTATTACTTCCTCGATCAAGACTTTTATCTCGGGGTGCAAACCAAACGGGGCTGTCCCCATAACTGCTGTTACTGTGTCTATACGGTCATTGAAGGCAAACAAGTCCGTATTAACCCCGCCGATGAAGTGGTGGCTGAAATGCGCCAACTCTATCGTCGCGGCATTCGTAATTTCTGGTTTACCGATGCTCAGTTTATCCCCGCCCGTCGCTATATCCAGGATGCCATCGAACTCCTACAAAAAATTCTGGACTCGGGAATGGACGACATTCATTGGGCGGCCTATATCCGTGCAGACAACTTGAACCCGCAACTGTGTGATCTGATGGTCAAAACGGGGATGAATTACTTTGAAATTGGTATCACCAGCGGCTCTCAGGAGTTAGTTCGTAAGATGCGCATGGGGTATAACCTGCGGGTAGTGTTGGAAAACTGTCGCGATCTCAAAGCGGCTGGGTTTAATGATTTGGTCTCGGTTAACTATTCGTTTAACGTCATTGACGAGACCTATGAAACCATTCGCCAAACCATCGCCTATCACCGGGAACTCGAAGCGATTTTCGGGCGCGACAAGGTTGAACCGGCGATTTTCTTTATTGGCCTGCAACCCCACACTCATTTGGAAGACTATGCCTTAGAGAAAGAGGTGTTGAAACCCAATTATAACCCCATGAGTTTGATGCCTTGGACGGCTCGAAAACTTCTGTGGAATCCAGAACCCCTCGGCTCCTTTTTTGGCGAGGTTTGTCTGGAGGCCTGGCAACGCAATGGTAATGATTTTGGCCGGGAGGTGATGGATATTTTAGAGGAACGGCTCGGCCGTGCGGACTTGGAGGAGGCTCTGAGTGCGCCCATGGTTGACGCCTCCCCCACCCCCTCGAAGTCTCTGGTGACAACGTCAGGCTAG
- the ilvN gene encoding acetolactate synthase small subunit, which yields MKHTLSVLVEDEAGVLTRIAALFARRGFNIESLAVGTGEQGGVSRVTMVVNGNDQVIEQIVKQLYKLINVLKVQDITEIPCVERELMLVKVSATSSTRSEIVELAQIFRSRVVDVADDSLILEVVGDPGKMVAFAQVLQKFGIREIARTGKIALTRESGVNTEFLRLLETKL from the coding sequence ATGAAACATACGCTCTCGGTTTTGGTAGAAGACGAGGCGGGGGTGCTGACTCGCATCGCGGCACTGTTTGCCCGTCGTGGTTTTAATATTGAAAGTTTGGCCGTGGGAACGGGGGAACAGGGGGGTGTCTCCCGGGTCACGATGGTGGTCAATGGCAATGATCAGGTGATCGAACAAATTGTCAAGCAATTGTATAAACTGATCAATGTCCTCAAAGTGCAGGATATTACGGAAATTCCCTGTGTGGAACGGGAACTGATGTTGGTCAAGGTCAGTGCGACGAGTAGCACCCGCTCGGAAATTGTGGAGTTAGCCCAGATTTTTCGCTCCCGGGTGGTGGATGTGGCTGATGATTCCCTGATTCTTGAGGTGGTGGGAGACCCAGGTAAGATGGTAGCATTTGCCCAGGTCTTACAAAAGTTTGGGATTCGTGAGATTGCCCGAACCGGTAAGATTGCCCTAACCCGCGAGTCGGGTGTCAATACA
- a CDS encoding BON domain-containing protein, translating to MSWLSRIFGKDEEKKAQEFPPMPIKEAVEKAGGKVAAAASGATSPEAASKGEPIPPERVGLDGKYDQSGLAKRVVRAFDDNPDTDDIETIWVAQLGTQVVLKGKVPSQKDLDRLVTIAKGVEGASDVDTREVDVES from the coding sequence ATGAGTTGGTTAAGCCGAATCTTTGGCAAAGACGAAGAGAAAAAAGCCCAAGAGTTTCCGCCCATGCCCATTAAAGAAGCCGTTGAGAAAGCCGGAGGTAAAGTCGCAGCAGCGGCATCGGGCGCCACCTCCCCTGAAGCGGCTAGCAAGGGTGAGCCAATTCCGCCTGAACGGGTTGGCTTGGACGGTAAATATGATCAAAGCGGGTTAGCAAAGCGGGTCGTTCGGGCCTTTGATGACAACCCGGATACAGACGATATTGAAACCATCTGGGTTGCACAGCTTGGAACCCAGGTGGTGCTCAAAGGGAAAGTTCCGAGCCAGAAGGATCTCGACCGGCTTGTCACCATTGCCAAGGGCGTCGAAGGCGCGAGCGACGTCGATACCCGTGAGGTTGACGTCGAATCCTAA
- a CDS encoding cation:proton antiporter, producing MTITPSLNVLIDPGGFRTLLATAAEVEADGATVLGGVLLSLIVIYLASKLGGEICARINLPPVLGDLVGGVVVGISVLNLIVFPETGAQASDSLIFRFIEATGSLTPETLAASFSAESEVINILSELGVIILLFEIGLESELGELIKYGPQAAIVAVVGVVAPFAMGTVGLIYLFGTPVIPAIFAGAALTATSIGITAKVLAEINKLSSKEGQIIIGAAVLDDILGIVVLAVVASLVKTGEVQVTNILFLSVSAGAFLIGTILVGRLLAPYYVGLVAQLKTRGPLLIVSLIVMFLLSYVAAAIQLEAILGAFAAGLILGETEKHHELEEQVIPIADMLVPVFFVVVGARTDLAVLNPAVPSNREGLIIATFLIVVAIIGKVITGFTIFGQPDTNRLAIGVGMVPRGEVGLVFAGVGAASGVLSESLEAAIIVMVIVTTFVAPPLLRLVLERGAQTSSSTEEA from the coding sequence ATGACCATTACACCCTCATTGAATGTTCTAATCGACCCCGGCGGCTTCCGGACTCTTCTGGCCACAGCGGCGGAGGTTGAAGCTGATGGAGCAACCGTCTTAGGCGGCGTCCTCCTGAGCTTAATTGTGATTTACCTCGCGAGTAAGCTTGGGGGAGAAATTTGTGCTCGCATTAACCTACCCCCCGTTTTGGGAGATCTCGTGGGTGGGGTTGTCGTCGGCATTTCCGTCCTAAATCTGATTGTCTTCCCCGAAACTGGGGCTCAAGCCAGTGACTCGTTAATTTTTCGCTTTATTGAAGCCACAGGCTCCTTAACACCGGAAACCTTAGCCGCCTCATTCTCCGCTGAGAGTGAGGTAATTAATATCCTCTCAGAACTGGGGGTGATCATCCTCCTGTTTGAGATTGGTCTAGAGTCGGAACTGGGAGAACTGATTAAATATGGCCCCCAAGCCGCCATTGTTGCTGTGGTGGGGGTGGTTGCCCCCTTCGCGATGGGAACCGTTGGCCTGATTTACCTCTTTGGGACTCCGGTCATTCCAGCCATTTTCGCCGGCGCGGCCCTGACGGCTACCAGTATTGGCATTACCGCCAAGGTGCTAGCAGAAATCAACAAACTCAGTTCTAAGGAAGGACAAATCATCATCGGTGCAGCTGTCCTCGATGACATCCTGGGCATTGTCGTCCTAGCGGTGGTCGCCAGTTTGGTGAAAACCGGTGAAGTCCAGGTGACCAATATTCTTTTCTTGAGCGTTAGTGCCGGGGCCTTCCTGATTGGTACGATTCTGGTGGGCCGTTTGCTGGCCCCTTATTATGTAGGCTTGGTGGCACAACTGAAAACCCGTGGCCCATTACTGATTGTCTCACTGATTGTCATGTTCCTACTGTCCTATGTGGCAGCAGCAATTCAACTTGAGGCGATTCTTGGGGCCTTTGCAGCTGGTCTAATTCTTGGCGAAACGGAAAAACACCATGAGTTAGAGGAACAAGTCATTCCTATTGCGGATATGTTGGTGCCCGTTTTCTTTGTTGTGGTGGGTGCGCGCACGGACTTAGCCGTCCTGAATCCGGCGGTTCCCAGCAACCGAGAGGGGTTGATTATTGCCACTTTCTTAATCGTGGTGGCGATTATCGGTAAAGTGATCACCGGCTTTACCATCTTCGGTCAACCCGATACAAACCGTTTGGCCATTGGCGTCGGCATGGTCCCCCGGGGTGAAGTGGGTTTGGTGTTTGCCGGTGTTGGTGCCGCCAGTGGTGTTCTCTCGGAATCCTTAGAAGCGGCTATTATTGTTATGGTGATTGTCACCACCTTTGTGGCACCGCCGCTCTTGCGGTTGGTCCTTGAACGAGGTGCGCAGACGAGTTCCTCCACTGAGGAAGCCTAG